Within Rhodobacter xanthinilyticus, the genomic segment CGCATCCCGCTGGACGGGTCGCTGAGGTGCCAGAAGGTCGTTCTCCTTCATGACCCGCCGCACCCGACGGGGGGCGGTACAGACGCCCAGATGCCGAAGCCGCGCCCATATCTTCCGGTAGCCTTCCCCGGAAAACGGCGAGGCTTCGATGATGGCCTCGATATGCTCCAGAAGCGCGCTGTCGCTGCAGGCCCCCTCCGGACCACGACGACGTGGCGGCCGCGCCTCATTGGCGGCATTGCCCGTAACACGATGCCGGTACACCGTCGCCCGGGGGACCCCCCAGATGTTGCAGACACGCGTCGTCCCGTAGCGCCGGTGCGTGGAGATCGAGTGCGCCTGGCTCATGTCCTCGACCTCCGCCGGGCCAAAGGGCGGCCGCCCTCCAGCTTGTCGATCTTCGCGTACAGCAACTCGTTGGCCATGGTGATCTCGCCCACCTTGGCCTGCAGCCGCGCAATCTCGTCGTCACGCTCATCGCGCTCGCGTTCCTTCAGCGCACTCTCGGCCGCCATGAGCACCCGGTCGCGCCATTCGGACAGCCGGTGAACCGGAACGTTCAGGTCCCGCGACACCGCCTCCAAGCTCTCACCCCGCATGAGCCGCTGAACCGCCACGAGTTTGCGCTTCGCCGAAAGGCGCCTGGCAGGACCGGCCACGGCCCCGCCGTCGCCAGCGTGATGGGCGCGCGCCGACGGGGCCGTGGCCTCCGTCGCACCTGAGGTGTCGTCGATCTTCTTGTCCATGCTCTACTCCCCTTTCCTGAGAGAAATAGCGCTCCGAACTGTCTCAAGAAACCGTGCACCAGCCCAGCTGGTCCAGCACGCAAGAATGGTTGGTCGCGGCGCTGAACAGGGAGGACGCCGATGCCTGAGATCATCTGCACCACTGTCTACCAGTTCCCCGAGCTCTCGGATGCGGCCAAAGAGAAGGCCCGCTGCTGGTATCGCGACCTCGGGCCCCACGACGACTGGTGGGACGCGGTCTATGAAGATTTCGAGCGGGTCTGCGAGATACTCGGCATCAGCCTGAAGACCACGCCCGTCCGCCTGATGGGCGGCGGGATGCGCCAAAAGCCCTGCATCTGGTTCTCCGGGTTCTGGAGTCAGGGCGACGGGGCCTGTTTCGAAGGATACTGGTCCCACGCCAAGGGCGCGGCCGCTCGCATTCGGGACTACGCGCCCACGGACGCGACGTTGCACGGCATCGCCGACCGGCTGCAGGCCATCCAGCGGCGGAACTTCTACCAGCTCGCCGCCGAGGCCAGCCACCGTGGTCGCTACTACCATGAATACACCATGTCGGTGGACATCACGCGGGACAGCGCGACCTGGCAGCCGCCGACTGAGGACGCGGAAGAAGTCGTGACCGAGGCGCTACGTGATCTGGCCCGCTGGCTCTACCGCCAGCTTGAAGCCGAATACGACCAGCTCACCTCAGACCAGGCCATCGAGGAGGGAATCATCGTCAACGCGTATACGTTCACGGAAGGAGGGCGGCGGTTTGGGTGAGCTGATCTCGTTTCACGCAGACAAGCGGGGGCTAGTCTGTTGTAAGATATCGGCAGTGGTCACGGCTTCTGCCGCACGACCGTCATGACCCGGGAATATTGTTTGATCCAGATGGCCTTATCTGGGCTCAACCATTTAATCAGTTCCATGATCTGACTATACTCAGCGGTGATATTTCGATGAAGAATTGGCTCATGATGAAAGACGCGGTTGCGGAATTCACGGACATCGTCACAGCGCTTGTATAGTTGTGCATAGGAAACAGGCCCCGGCAGGTGAGGGAAGTCTGCATGCAGACTTGCCCAGAAGACGGGTTCGTGCCTTGGCAGCAGCATTTTCACCCAGAATCCAAAATTGAGCTCTGCGGTCATTCGCCCTGAGGTAACCGCGCCCGTTGTGACGAGCTTGTCGCGTGCTGTTTTTACTATGCGCTTGCCGCCGCTCTTGATCTGCAAGAGAAAGGCAGGGTCATCCCACCATTGCGGACCATAGAGCGCGATGAGGCGAGCGACGATTATATTCCTTAGACTGACCTCGGCTGCGCTCAGTACAGGGAAGAAAGCCTCACTGAGCTGAATGTTCCAGCCATAGAGGGCCAGAGCGCGATCTGGATTGTGACCAGCAGCAACGAGGTACTTCGTGAGACGTTCTTGAGAAATTATATTTGTTACCAAATACTTAATGCTCCGATCGACTGTTCGCGTACCGTCAGACTGCGCTTGACAGTCGTGCGAAGATACCCATATATGAGAGCAATCGAAGGCAAAGTCAGGCCTTCAAACCCTTAGAAGCCCGCGACAGCCGTTACAGGTCCTCGCGGGTTTTCGCTTTTTATACATCTACTTACGGAAATCCAAGAAGATTTGGCGAGGCAAACTCTCAGCCCAATATGGTGCGGTGGCGCTTGTTCATCCCACTATTCTGCTTCTAGTCGACCTTCACCAGGAATGGCTTTTCCAAGCTCAGAGTTATGACGTGTGAAGATACCGCAGGCCTGTGACCCCGTTCGTCGGGGGCGAGCGCCCCGTTCCTGTCACTTGTTCCCGTCGATCCACTTCGACATGAGCCCCTTGTCGCGGAAGCATTCGTCCGGAACGGCGCGCTGTTTGATCCGGGCGAGTTTCTCAGCGAAGGCTACCTGCTTGGACGTGGGCAGCCGGTCCATGTCCGATACCGGCTTCAGCTGGGCCTGAGCCTCGATCCAAGCGCTCAAAGATCGCCGGTCTTGCTGAACCTCCCAGGGCAGGAGCGTCCGGTTGCGCAGGGCGAGCGACCGCGCATAGGCAATCTGCTTGGGTGTTACGGGCAGGGCGTGCGTGGTGATTTCCATGGTGGAACCCCCTTTCTGGCTTGGTTCAGAATATAGAACATAACAGGAACAAAGTCAAGCAAAGCATCGGGAACGCCTTGGTGCGAGAGGGAGAGAGGGGCCGGGAAAGATCAGGTCCGAGGCTGCCCGAGAGAGGGTGTCCGGGCCTGATCCTATCCTTCATTCCGGAGATTCCCGATGACCCATCTTGCCCCTGTTGCGCAGGCGTCCTTGCCTGCGCCCGTTGTTCCGTTGGCAGCAAATCCTGCCCCTGCGATCGTTGCTGTTGCCGAAGCGCTGCAGCCCGATCTGGCGCAAGGGCTTCTGATCGACCCGCTGCGCCTGCGCCGCGAGATGGAACATGCCTTTGGCGGTTCCGATGCGACCGGTGCTTGGGACTGGAAGCTCGCCTATGAGGCGGGCGAGGTGGCGCTGATCCTCTTTCTGCGGAAATTCGGTCGGGCGTTGCTTGCGCGTGCCGGCTCGCCTGCGGCGCTCTTGCCGATCCTCGCCAAGGTGGCAGGCCTCTTGCCCACGCACACCCGGCGGTCGGAAGAGATGGAGCGCTTTCAGCAATTCTCGACGCCGCTGCCCATGGGGCTCGCGGCTGTGGCGGCAGCACAGATCACGCCCTATGATCTTGTCCTAGAGCCGTCTGCCGGGACCGGGCTTCTGGCGATCCTCGCCGAGATCGCCGGCGGCACTCTGGCTCTGAACGAGTTGGCGGACACCCGCGCCGACCTTCTTCGCTTGCTGTTCCCGGGCCGACCGGTCACGGGGTTTGATGCCGCGCAGATCGACGATCATCTCGATGCCTGCTCAAGCCCGAGCGTCATTCTGATGAACCCGCCCTTCTCGGCTGTGGCCAATGTCGATGGTCGGTCGACCGAGGCGACGGCCCGACATCTGCGCTCGGCCCTTGCGCGCTTAGTTCCCGGCGGACGGCTCGTGGCCATCACAGGGGCCGGTTTCGCTCCTGATGCGCCGGCCTGGGCCGAGACCTTCGGCCGTCTGACCGAGACGGCCCATCTCATCTTCACCGGCGCGGTGTCGGGCGCAGCTTTCGCCAAGCACGGCACCAGCTTCGAGACGCGGATTTCTGTCTTCGATAAATGCCGCGGCGGTGAGCCGGGCGGCATCACCGCTGACCTGCACCAGCCCACGTCCCCCGACGTGGCGCGTCTAATGTCCAGGGTCACTGCAGAGGTTCCGCCGCGCCTCGAGATGGAACGGGCCGCAAATGCGCGTCTGGGCCACTCTCCCCTCTTCCCGGGAAATCCTGCCCCCACAACATGCAAGCCCGTCAACCGATCGCGCGCGACCTCTGCGGCTCAACCGGAGAAACCTGGAGCGCAGATCGAGGTCGAGGACCTAAGCTACGAACTCCGCGACAACGCCGAGGACGCGACACGTCTGTCCGATGCGATCTACGAGACCTTCCGTTTGCAGGCGATCGACATCCCCGCAGCGACCGCACACCCGACCAAGCTTGTGCAATCGGCGGCCATGGCCTCTGTCGCACCTCCGAAACCCACGTACCGCCCCAAGCTGCCCCCGGCCGTCCTGCGCGACGGCCTGCTGTCCGACGCGCAGCTCGAGACCGTCATCTACGCGGGGGAGGCGCATGGCGCGCATCTCACTGGGTCTTGGACCGTTGATGAGACCGGAGACATGGTCTCCGCTGCACGGGACGATGCCGCTGACGCCGTCCGCTTCCGCCGGGGTTTCTTTTTGGGTGATGGCACCGGCGCGGGCAAGGGCCGTCAGTCGGCCGGGATCTTGCTCGACAACTGGGCCCGAGGAAGACGCAAGGCGCTCTGGATCTCGAAAAGCGACAAGCTTCTCGAGGACGCACAGCGCGACTGGTCGGCCCTTGGCCAGGAGCGCCTGCTGGTCACGCCGCTCTCGCGCTTTGCCCAAGGCCGCGACATCCCGCT encodes:
- a CDS encoding antitoxin of toxin-antitoxin stability system, with the protein product MPEIICTTVYQFPELSDAAKEKARCWYRDLGPHDDWWDAVYEDFERVCEILGISLKTTPVRLMGGGMRQKPCIWFSGFWSQGDGACFEGYWSHAKGAAARIRDYAPTDATLHGIADRLQAIQRRNFYQLAAEASHRGRYYHEYTMSVDITRDSATWQPPTEDAEEVVTEALRDLARWLYRQLEAEYDQLTSDQAIEEGIIVNAYTFTEGGRRFG
- a CDS encoding Abi family protein; this translates as MVTNIISQERLTKYLVAAGHNPDRALALYGWNIQLSEAFFPVLSAAEVSLRNIIVARLIALYGPQWWDDPAFLLQIKSGGKRIVKTARDKLVTTGAVTSGRMTAELNFGFWVKMLLPRHEPVFWASLHADFPHLPGPVSYAQLYKRCDDVREFRNRVFHHEPILHRNITAEYSQIMELIKWLSPDKAIWIKQYSRVMTVVRQKP